The DNA region TTTAATGGTCATTTTTAATTCTCATATCActgttaaaattatgttaaacgcATATTtcattattgattttaatttcactACCATCGTTGTTTTTAATCTCATAAAAAGGGAGCCTAAATTAACAAAATGTGTACACGATGaaagctaaatttgttaatttttttagaatcaaaccTAAATTGACATAAGATGTAAATCTCgaggctaaatttatcattataccaaaaaaaagataaattgacAAAAAGAGtgaacatcataattaattatacttaattactcacttttaaaattgataaagactaaattgcttcAATTTTAGAAAAACTGATTTACTCAAATATCAAACTTGAAAAAGACCGAAGAATTCCATTTACCAAGGACTTGCATTGTTTTCAAGTATCTAATCCTAATCCAAACCTTGGGCAACTCCATCTCTCACTCGATGATGATGATATGTTtagttgaattattatttttttcacatgttttaattattgattaattataaattaattacaaTTGGTAATTTTTAGCTATTCAAGAGAAAATTTTTCACTTATTTTGAAGaagtattattttttacaaaaatttttacttaatctTTCTAAtgtactaattattttttattttatatctaaaaataGTAAAACATGTGTTAAATAAACTTTTTGCTCGTGCTATTACAATAGTAACTAAAAATAGCATAAATGATTACCTTTTATTGAAACAATAACAGCTATCGTAACAGAACAAATTAGTCCACTAACAAAGCTTATACAGTCTTAAAAAAACATTCGCAATGATTACACAATACAACCATCCTCATCAACATTCCATCAACCTCTTCATAACCAATTTGAGAACAGCAGGTGCATCAACTGTGACCGCCACCTTCACCGATGGTTGATTAGACCACTCCGTAATTTCAGCAAACCTGCTCAAATGCATCCCACTCAATAATGAACAATCATACATCATTACAGAATTTGAAGGGTACAACTGCATGTCTACACGTTATATCTACTTTATCTCCTATCCAAGACAAGCACAACATCACTGCATAGAAAAAGCTTTCATATACAATTGATTTCCTTTACTTTGTATCACTTCATCCAGCAGCTTATTCCATTTTCAAACATTATAAGTCATGGCTTAATAAGAGAATCCTGAAACTGACAAGTCATGATACTGTAAAGCTTATTACTCTTTCTCTGCAGTCAAGTGTGGCTCAAATAGGGCCTTTGTTAAGTTACTCAAAGGAGTCGGTTTTCTTTATTTACAAATTATGCTTAACAGTTTTTTTCGACTACTAGCTGCTGCAATTAAATATTCTAATAAAGCTCATTTAGTCTCCTTCAGTTCCAATACACACAAAAAATATCTAACCTCTTCTGCTTGTTGTATAATAGTGTTAGTCCCCGTGTGATGCCATTTGTTTGAACTCTGACAGCACCCTCCACGTAGGTGATAAGTGAAGGATTAATGGCTGCAAGCATGGCTGTTGGATCATGAAGGTACACACCTGCAGAATGGCAGTGAATAAATTAGAAAGTTCACGGTTCAGCAGAAATCCCTTAACCATTTCCAGCAGACGAACCTTTAGTGCTATATGCATCATGATGATAATTGAAGTACACCTCTAGTATCTTCAACAAGTACTGAGCAAATTTTCCATTTGAACTAGCCAATGTTTCTCGGTCAGAATCTAAAATATGACaagtgtaattaaaaaaaaaaacaggtgGAAActcaaaagaaagaataaaaaaatgaggAAAGAAGTTCCAGAAATTAAAATTGTAAGGTGTTCATATAGACCTATAGATAATAGAATAATCCTCGCTAACAacatattgaaaaagatagagaAATAGCCAAAACCTGTCAAAACAACTTGATGAGTTACATTTATCCCCACAGCCAAAACATCTGCTCCACTTGTGAACACAATATCTGCAGCATCTGGATCACCAAAGATCTGTCATTCAATTCAGCATTTGGAACAAGATGTAAGACAGAGCGTATGCAGCCATGACAATACCATGCAAAAACATTGAagcatcaaaaattcaaataaaaggtTTATTTTCAGAGTTTTTCCTTTTATGAACACCATCTTCAACTGTTGAAATCATATGAACACCTAACATCTTAAGAAGTAAAAGTTATATCAGGTAgaaagaactttttttttttttttgaaagaaggTAGAAAGAACTTGAAAAGGTTAAGAAGAGCATATATTCTTCCAACAGTTGCTATTTTTTTATGCAAGTTagaaaggttaaaatatattgtgaaaaaaaaaaactaatctgATAAATTAAAAGTGTTGGAGACAGCAAAATAGATACCAAAATTTTGAGAAACTTACATTGGCCTCGGCTGCTGGATTCACATTTCCATTTACTGCAAAAGCACCACCAAGAAGAACAATCTGCCCAATGTTTTTAACAAACGATGGATCTTGTTGAATAGCCTGCTCAATATAGAATCTAAAACGAAATATTAGAGATgtcatttaaaaagaaaagtatGCCACAATAGTAGAAACGATCAAGAATCGGACCAGTGCAATATTTGTTAGGGGCCCCAATGCCACCACAGTGACCTTCCCAGGATAGAGGTTTGCTTGCTCAACAAGGAAATCAGTAGCTGACATGTCAATAGGCTTTCCTTCCGGGGGAGGGAAATTTTGATTGCCAAGCCCATCAGCACCATGGACAAAATCAGCAACACGAAGTTTTGTACCTTTCTGGGTGCAAAACTAATCGTCAGTTTAATTAGAATGACACTATCATAGAAGTCACTGAACATTGTTAATAAATATACACACATTTATGTGCGTCCAAAATCCAAAAGTTGAATGACATTCGTGATTCACCATCATTCAAGCTGTCTTCCATAATCAAAATACCATAAAATATAACACATCCATTTCTGCAGAAACTAAAATTCAAGTTCAGAAAGCCTAATGTCCTATGCGTATACAGCTAAAGAAACAACATAATCACTTTCAATACCAGCCATGAATCTAATTGCTCTTACGCCTTTGAACAACAACATTTTAAAACTTGATTTTCTTTATCAATATTtgtttaagaaaatttgaaaCCTAAAGATGATAATTTAGTATTtgtaaaagttagataaaaacGTGGAATATATAAATTGGTAGCACTTGCAATATAATATTGGCCCTGTTAAAACTTCGACCTGTATAGTTTATATAGACAGTTTAAGATAGTAGTTGACAGTATTAAACCGGAATATGTATTTCCAAAAAAACAAGCCAATAGAAGGAAAGAcagtataaatattttatatcatgTTCTCTTAGCTTCCAGGTTCAACTCAAACAGAAAGAAGGTCAAGGCTGATGGATTAACGACTAAAATATTAATCAACTAAGAATTTTAGGGGAATGCGAGGTATGGAAGGTGAATAAGACAAAGATAAAAATTTGGAGAGAGTAGGGACATTGAGGATAACTGTACATACAGTGATGGTAACATGTGATCCTTCCGCCACAGGGATATCAGTCCTGTCTGCAACCTCTAGCTAGGAGACAAGCAGCCAAGCAAAGCAATCCACATCAAAGTTCAAACCAATGCCAACTAAtcatgaaagaataaaaaatcagAGTAGAAAGAACGATATGTTACCAAATGTAAGGCATTCCTCGTGGCCAAAGTAGTGTAGACATTGCCATAAATAGTGGTGAGTCCGATGACCTCCACTTCAGGAGACCTCAGAGCCAGAAATATCGCCATGGCATCATCTGCATCATCCGATTGAATCACAAAGAACAAAGATAGACATCAAGTCATTCGAGCAACATTTAAAGTAACAAAAACGAAAGATATTGTCGATTTATCTTGATTCTTAGGAAAAACCTGAGCATCGAATGGATTTACGTAAAAAAATTCCAATATTTGAACACATGATCTCTTGCTTAGATTTGCTAGAATGTTAACGTTGATGTGAACTGCGATTACGTCGAGTAGCCTAGAATTCGTTTGAAACTCTCTATTCAGGCGAAGTCCTATTTGAGCTTTACTAGCTTTTCTATGAAATTTTCGAAAAATAAGAGAGAAAGGATACAGTATAACAACAGTAGAAACAGATTCAGAGCGACTATTTAGGGATCTAAAAAGATAAACAGATAAGATAATTTAAATTGCAAAAGATCAAATTCGAATCGAGTAATAGGTCATGATTACCAATGCCAGGATCAGTGTCTATGATGATCTTCTTCGGTTCTCCTGCTGCTGAAGCCATTGGCGTTTAGGAGTTTTCTTCTCTGATAGGTGGTAACCTCAGGCCGTGGAAGACTGAAATTAttgaaagagaaaggaaagaagaGATTAGGAAATTTGTGCTAAGCCTGAAACCATGGTAAAGTTGGGGGTAGTTGGGTTCCAATCCATAGTAACTTGTAGCCGTAGGCATTgataatatgataaatatatttttgttttgtttttttccgCCAAATTCTCTGAACATTACTTGGATGGGAAATTAATTCctatattttaatctattttcaATATCAATCTCCAAAATTAGTAATTAGTTTTAGAAGGATAAACTACATTGTAGATCATTTAACTCTTATAAGTTTTGTActgaaaaaattaacattttaggcactttcattaaaaatggtttttattttgatcactcatcgattattaaatattattgtaCATTCATTTTAGTTACACAActttaataaatttacattttgatcactcattttatttttttaatttcttttattattttattttttagaattaattttaattttctcaatAAAAGAGAAAACCATGGATTTTATAGAGAAaaatcattttatcattttatctttttaacttttttattttccctttttaaaattaactttAGTTGGATAAAAATTTAACTTTAGTTTGTTTTCTTGGGCTTTTACAAGGAAAAATcatattatctttttaattttttttctccctCTTTcagaattaattttgtttttttagtaaatagagaaaatttaagttttttcaaataaaatcccttaatttttattgaaaaatctagatttttaaaaagaattgagTCACAGAAAACTTGAATTTTAagctcaaataactcgaataaatATTGAGTTTAAGCTCAAGTTGAATTTAAACTCGGGTTTAGAACTTTACTAATTAAGTAATAGAGAAAAAAACATATGATAATGTATATAATAATCAAtctagatttattttttttattttttttcgaaaaGTTTCTAAAGAAATTTGGTCATTGTGCATGTGTATACGACTATGGTTATCTGAAGTTTAGTATCTTAATGTGTATTGATTATGACTACGTATATGGAAGTTATTTATGAACTGGATTGGCATAAATATTGGTTTTATGAATATAGCATATGAAAGACGTTTCAAAGTGGAAGCCAATAAGCATTGCTTCACTAATATCACTAGTTGAAAACTCAATGctttaaaatctttttatattCTGTAGTTATATTAAATCGAAATCAAACCTTAAATTGCTAATTCAGAtcacaatttattttttcttaataaattaatCCATGCGAGAAATTAAAACAAGAGGATCgaaccattttttttattctttttcaaatttaataaattttagttgattgtatattttattatagttCTATGATTCGGAGTATCATTTCCTATTTGATCCATTTAAATTCTATATTTGAAGTGTAAAGGAGTTGTAGATAGATTAGTGGGTTCACCAATCATTAAAGATTTTAGAACAGCTAAGCCCACGTTACAAGTAATAGTATCGAGAATTACTActggaaaaatatataaaagatcaTTGGGCTATGCGAATTCCTCATAATAATTATGACCCATACTTTTAGCTAATTTAGCTCTTAATACAGGATTGTTCAAGTTaggcttttttattattatggtaGGTGAATTTTTCTAGATCCATCATCCAAATAACCGAACATGATAATTTTTCACCATCCGGCTCAAACAAAAGTCAATCGAATAAAATggatactaattaattttttctttaatttattatatagggactaatttacttatttttttggAAGAGAGGACAAAATGCGATCCAACTCCTAATATAAGTACCTCCATGATACTTTACCAccttaaatttgattaaattatttcttaGTTTATTGCTTGGCTCAACAAAAATCcatctttattatattttaaaaaaaggaaaatgccaaaaaataaattgagttcatttttcaaaaaaatcatcgGAAAAAGTGATCCATTTGTTGTCATTTATACGACCAAAATATTATGATCATGATCATTAAGAATTCAACGGGACCCTTCCTCGCGAATCAGACAAAGAAAGAGGAGGCGGGCCCCGTTTAGTTCTTACACTTTCATGCCTATAACTTAGTTCGTCCCATTATCCATTATTCCATATTACAGGGACGAACCCAATCCAGAATATGAACCATAAAAGAAATACCTATTAAACCGATCACAGGAATACCAGTTACCG from Gossypium hirsutum isolate 1008001.06 chromosome A04, Gossypium_hirsutum_v2.1, whole genome shotgun sequence includes:
- the LOC107948972 gene encoding probable uridine nucleosidase 2 isoform X2, encoding MCSNIGIFLRKSIRCSDDAMAIFLALRSPEVEVIGLTTIYGNVYTTLATRNALHLLEVADRTDIPVAEGSHVTITKGTKLRVADFVHGADGLGNQNFPPPEGKPIDMSATDFLVEQANLYPGKVTVVALGPLTNIALAIQQDPSFVKNIGQIVLLGGAFAVNGNVNPAAEANIFGDPDAADIVFTSGADVLAVGINVTHQVVLTDSDRETLASSNGKFAQYLLKILEVYFNYHHDAYSTKGVYLHDPTAMLAAINPSLITYVEGAVRVQTNGITRGLTLLYNKQKRFAEITEWSNQPSVKVAVTVDAPAVLKLVMKRLMEC
- the LOC107948972 gene encoding probable uridine nucleosidase 2 isoform X1; this encodes MASAAGEPKKIIIDTDPGIDDAMAIFLALRSPEVEVIGLTTIYGNVYTTLATRNALHLLEVADRTDIPVAEGSHVTITKGTKLRVADFVHGADGLGNQNFPPPEGKPIDMSATDFLVEQANLYPGKVTVVALGPLTNIALAIQQDPSFVKNIGQIVLLGGAFAVNGNVNPAAEANIFGDPDAADIVFTSGADVLAVGINVTHQVVLTDSDRETLASSNGKFAQYLLKILEVYFNYHHDAYSTKGVYLHDPTAMLAAINPSLITYVEGAVRVQTNGITRGLTLLYNKQKRFAEITEWSNQPSVKVAVTVDAPAVLKLVMKRLMEC
- the LOC107948972 gene encoding probable uridine nucleosidase 2 isoform X4; this encodes MMVNHECHSTFGFWTHINKGTKLRVADFVHGADGLGNQNFPPPEGKPIDMSATDFLVEQANLYPGKVTVVALGPLTNIALAIQQDPSFVKNIGQIVLLGGAFAVNGNVNPAAEANIFGDPDAADIVFTSGADVLAVGINVTHQVVLTDSDRETLASSNGKFAQYLLKILEVYFNYHHDAYSTKGVYLHDPTAMLAAINPSLITYVEGAVRVQTNGITRGLTLLYNKQKRFAEITEWSNQPSVKVAVTVDAPAVLKLVMKRLMEC
- the LOC107948972 gene encoding probable uridine nucleosidase 2 isoform X3 encodes the protein MASAAGEPKKIIIDTDPGIDDAMAIFLALRSPEVEVIGLTTIYGNVYTTLATRNALHLLEVADRTDIPVAEGSHVTITKGTKLRVADFVHGADGLGNQNFPPPEGKPIDMSATDFLVEQANLYPGKVTVVALGPLTNIALAIQQDPSFVKNIGQIVLLGGAFAVNGNVNPAAEANIFGDPDAADIVFTSGADVLAVGINVTHQVVLTGVYLHDPTAMLAAINPSLITYVEGAVRVQTNGITRGLTLLYNKQKRFAEITEWSNQPSVKVAVTVDAPAVLKLVMKRLMEC